From Bos javanicus breed banteng chromosome 5, ARS-OSU_banteng_1.0, whole genome shotgun sequence, the proteins below share one genomic window:
- the TRABD gene encoding traB domain-containing protein isoform X1 encodes MSCCLRGPLRHTPWFTCDRIGARAHNSTEPQPDQSCSSRDSPITCQTLQWARPVGAPQDPNPQLSWNRGFFSFRLHASVPELLPAMEEPEEQPPHEADTEPVVTSGASEAVPRVLPGDPQNLSDVDAFNLLLEMKLKRRRERPNLPHTVTELVAEDGSRVYVVGTAHFSDDSKRDVVKTIREVQPDVVVVELCQYRVSMLKMDERTLLREAKEISLEKLQQAIRQNGVASGLMQMLLLKVSAHITEQLGVAPGGEFREAFKEASRVPFCKFHLGDRPIPVTFKRAIAALSLWQKVKLAWGLCFLSDPISKDDVERCKQKDLLEQMMAEMVGEFPDLHRTIVSERDVYLTYMLRQAARRLELPRASDAEPRKCVPSVVVGVVGMGHVPGIEKNWTTDLNIQEIMTVPPPSASGRVSRLAVKAAALGLLGYGLYWTGRRAVSLLLALPAARHCLQRLSDAWPQK; translated from the exons ATGTCCTGCTGCCTGCGTGGACCTCTCAGGCACACCCCGTGGTTCACGTGTGACCGCATAGGCGCGAGAGCCCACAACAGCACCGAGCCACAACCAGATCAGAGTTGTTCCTCTCGTGACAGTCCCATCACCTGTCAGACACTCCAGTGGGCTCGGCCTGTGGGTGCCCCGCAGGACCCCAACCCTCAACTCAGCTGGAACCGAGGCTTTTTCAGTTTCCG GCTTCACGCGTCGGTGCCAGAGCTACTGCCAGCCATGGAGGAGCCGGAGGAGCAGCCGCCCCACGAG GCCGACACGGAGCCCGTTGTGACTTCAGGGGCCTCGGAGGCGGTGCCCAGGGTGCTCCCCGGAGACCCCCAGAATCTGT CCGACGTGGACGCGTTCAACCTGCTGCTGGAGATGAAGCTGAAGAGGCGGCGAGAGCGGCCCAACCTCCCGCACACGGTGACTGAGCTGGTGGCTGAGGACGGCAGCCGGGTGTACGTGGTGGGCACGGCCCACTTCAGCGATGATAGCAAGCGGGACGTGGTGAAG ACCATCCGGGAGGTGCAGCCcgatgtggtggtggtggagctGTGCCAGTACCGCGTGTCCATGCTGAAGATGGACGAGCGCACACTGCTGCGCGAGGCCAAGGAGATCAGCCTGGAGAAGCTTCAGCAGGCCATCAGGCAG AATGGTGTCGCATCAGGACTGATGCAGATGCTCCTGCTGAAGGTGTCCGCCCACATCACCGAGCAGCTGGGCGTAGCCCCCGGCGGCGAGTTCAGGGAGGCCTTCAAGGAG GCCAGCAGGGTGCCGTTCTGCAAGTTCCACCTGGGCGACCGGCCCATCCCCGTCACCTTCAAGCGGGCCATCGCCGCCCTCTCCCTCTGGCAGAAGGTCAAGTTGGCCTGGGGCCTGTGCTTCCTGTCGGACCCCATCAG CAAGGACGACGTGGAGCGTTGCAAGCAGAAGGACCTGCTGGAGCAGATGATGGCGGAGATGGTGGGCGAGTTCCCCGACCTGCACCGCACCATCGTGTCTGAGCGCGACGTCTACCTGACCTACATGCTGCGCCAGGCCGCTCGCCGCCTGGAGCTGCCGCGCGCCTCCGACG CCGAGCCCAGGAAGTGCGTCCCCTCCGTGGTGGTGGGCGTCGTGGGCATGGGCCACGTCCCTGGCATTGAGAAGAACTGGACCACCGACCTCAACATCCAGGAGATCATGAC CGTGCCCCCACCGTCCGCCTCGGGCAGAGTGTCCCGCCTGGCCGTGAAGGCCGCCGCCCTGGGCCTCCTGGGCTACGGCCTCTACTGGACGGGGCGCCGCGCCGTCAGCCTGCTCCTGGCCCTGCCCGCTGCCCGGCACTGCCTGCAGAGGCTCTCCGATGCCTGGCCGCAGAAGTAG
- the TRABD gene encoding traB domain-containing protein isoform X2: MEEPEEQPPHEADTEPVVTSGASEAVPRVLPGDPQNLSDVDAFNLLLEMKLKRRRERPNLPHTVTELVAEDGSRVYVVGTAHFSDDSKRDVVKTIREVQPDVVVVELCQYRVSMLKMDERTLLREAKEISLEKLQQAIRQNGVASGLMQMLLLKVSAHITEQLGVAPGGEFREAFKEASRVPFCKFHLGDRPIPVTFKRAIAALSLWQKVKLAWGLCFLSDPISKDDVERCKQKDLLEQMMAEMVGEFPDLHRTIVSERDVYLTYMLRQAARRLELPRASDAEPRKCVPSVVVGVVGMGHVPGIEKNWTTDLNIQEIMTVPPPSASGRVSRLAVKAAALGLLGYGLYWTGRRAVSLLLALPAARHCLQRLSDAWPQK; encoded by the exons ATGGAGGAGCCGGAGGAGCAGCCGCCCCACGAG GCCGACACGGAGCCCGTTGTGACTTCAGGGGCCTCGGAGGCGGTGCCCAGGGTGCTCCCCGGAGACCCCCAGAATCTGT CCGACGTGGACGCGTTCAACCTGCTGCTGGAGATGAAGCTGAAGAGGCGGCGAGAGCGGCCCAACCTCCCGCACACGGTGACTGAGCTGGTGGCTGAGGACGGCAGCCGGGTGTACGTGGTGGGCACGGCCCACTTCAGCGATGATAGCAAGCGGGACGTGGTGAAG ACCATCCGGGAGGTGCAGCCcgatgtggtggtggtggagctGTGCCAGTACCGCGTGTCCATGCTGAAGATGGACGAGCGCACACTGCTGCGCGAGGCCAAGGAGATCAGCCTGGAGAAGCTTCAGCAGGCCATCAGGCAG AATGGTGTCGCATCAGGACTGATGCAGATGCTCCTGCTGAAGGTGTCCGCCCACATCACCGAGCAGCTGGGCGTAGCCCCCGGCGGCGAGTTCAGGGAGGCCTTCAAGGAG GCCAGCAGGGTGCCGTTCTGCAAGTTCCACCTGGGCGACCGGCCCATCCCCGTCACCTTCAAGCGGGCCATCGCCGCCCTCTCCCTCTGGCAGAAGGTCAAGTTGGCCTGGGGCCTGTGCTTCCTGTCGGACCCCATCAG CAAGGACGACGTGGAGCGTTGCAAGCAGAAGGACCTGCTGGAGCAGATGATGGCGGAGATGGTGGGCGAGTTCCCCGACCTGCACCGCACCATCGTGTCTGAGCGCGACGTCTACCTGACCTACATGCTGCGCCAGGCCGCTCGCCGCCTGGAGCTGCCGCGCGCCTCCGACG CCGAGCCCAGGAAGTGCGTCCCCTCCGTGGTGGTGGGCGTCGTGGGCATGGGCCACGTCCCTGGCATTGAGAAGAACTGGACCACCGACCTCAACATCCAGGAGATCATGAC CGTGCCCCCACCGTCCGCCTCGGGCAGAGTGTCCCGCCTGGCCGTGAAGGCCGCCGCCCTGGGCCTCCTGGGCTACGGCCTCTACTGGACGGGGCGCCGCGCCGTCAGCCTGCTCCTGGCCCTGCCCGCTGCCCGGCACTGCCTGCAGAGGCTCTCCGATGCCTGGCCGCAGAAGTAG